The following nucleotide sequence is from Pseudomonas sp. S09G 359.
ATGGTGCGCTGGGCGATTTCAGGGCTGAGGCTGGCGGTGGGGATATGGCGGCGGCCGTCGAAGCATAGCTCGGCGTGGATTTCATCGCTGATGATCAACGCGCCGTGTTCCAGGCAGGCGTTGGCCACGGCCAGCAGTTCTTCGCGGGGGAATACCTTGCCCATCGGGTTGTGCGGGTTGCTCAACAGCAGCGCGCCAGCGCCGTTCAGAGCCTGGTGCAGGGTTGGCAGTGGGGTCAGGTATTCGCCATTGACCAGCTCGAACGGCACTTCGATACGCGGCAGGTTCCAGTGCCCGGGCGCCAGGCGGATCGGCCTATAGTTGGGGGTTTGCAGCACCACCGGCTGGCCCGGTTGCACAAAGGCGTGCAGCGCCATGTTGAAACCCGGTTCTACGCCAGGCAGAAACAGCAGGTCTTCCGGCTGCACACGCCAAGCGTACTTGGCCCACAGGTCGGCGATGATGGCCTCGCGCACATCCGAGCCGGCCACGCTGTAGCCGAGGATCTGCTGGTCCAGGCGCGCATGCAAGGCCTGCAGCACGGCAGGCGGCGCGGCGATGTCCATGTCGGCGATCCACATCGGCAATACGTCGGCGGGGTAACGGTTCCACTTGGTGCTGCCGGTGCCGTGGCGAGGGTGGATCGTGTCGAAATCAAAGCTCATGAGGGGCTCGTGTCAGGGAGGCGGGCAAATAATGGCGCCGATTCTAGCTGATGGGACAGGTGTATGGAGATCAAAATGTGGGAGGGGGCTTGCCCCCGATAGCAGTGTGTCAGGCAAAGCTATTGAGACTGATACACCGCCATCGGGAGCAAGCCCCCTCGCACATTTGGATTTCTATAAGCCCTGGCTGGCACGAATCAAGTCATAGGCCTTGCGCGCAATCGGGTTGGCCGTGTTCGGACGAATCCACAGGTAATAGGTGACGTCCGGCAGCCGTGGCAGCCCGTCTGTTTCACCCAGCACGCGCATATCCGGACCGAGCATTTCCATGCTGCGCGGGGTCACACCCAACCCCGCACGGGTGGCGGCCTTGATACCGATCAGGTTCGACGCCAGGTACGCCTGGCGCCAGGCAATATTTGCCCGCTCCAGCGCCTCCAGGGCGTAGCGCCGGTAGATGCTCGGCTCGTCCACCAGGATCAGCGGCAGTGGTTCGCTCGGCGAGTGAATGTACTGCGCCGAGCAGATCCACCACACCGGCGAGGTGCGCAGCGCAAAGCCTTCCAGGTTCGGGTCGGCGCGGGTGGAAATCACCATGTCGACCTTGCCACGGTGCAGGTCGTCCATCAGGAACGGGCTGCGGCCCACGTCTATCTCCAGGCGCAGGCGCGGCGCGGAGCGGGCGATATGGCTGAGGATCGGCGGCAGGATGGTGTCGGCGATATCGTGGGGCGAGCCGATGCGCAGCACGCCACTGAGGCTGCTTTCACGCAGGGAATTCAACGCGTCATCGTTCAGCGAGAGCATCTGCCGTGCATGACGCAGCAACTGCATGCCCGGCTCGGTCAGCTGTTTTTGCCGGCCGCGTTTCTCGAACAGGCTCACGCCAACCTGTTGCTCCAGCCGCTGCATATGTTGGGTCACAGACGACTGGGTACGCGCCAGGTGCGTGCCGGCTTCGGCGAAGCTGTGGTGGTCGACCACCGCGATAAAGGTGCGCAGCAGTTCAAGGTCGAGGGTGGACATGGCCATTTCCAGGGGCAGTTTTACATCAAGGGTGCGAAGTTAAACATTACATATATTTATGTATTGCTGAAAAAGTTTTTTGCGTGGATCAATAAATATTGGGTTATTCCAAAATGGTAGGCCGTGCTGATACGGCAAGTTATAACGATATGAGATATTTGCATTTCCGTTGGCCTCGCACTCTCCCTAGCATGCCCCTCCATCAGGTCGGGGTACGCCGATCATCAGCCAGGGGGAAGTCCAATGAAATTCAAGAAATGGTTGCCGGTGGCCCTGGGGTCGATGCTCGCCTTGGGCGGCAGTGTGGCGGCGCAGGCCGATGCGACCCTGGACAAAATCGAGCAGCGCCACGTGCTGGTGGTGGGGGTGTTGTTGTCCGGCGGGCCGTTCGGCAGCATCGACCCGGCCACGCAACAGCCCAAGGGCTTGAATGTGGACCTGGCCAACGAACTCGGGCGCCAGCTCAAGGCCCAGGTGCAGCTGGTGCCGGTACTGCCGGCCAACCGCGTGCAGTTCCTGCAACAGGGTAAGGTCGATTTGCTCATCGCCAATATGGAATGGACCGCCGAGCGCGGTGAAATCCTCGGCTTTGTGCCGACGCCGTTCTATCGCATCGGTGGCGCCGCTGCGGTGCTCAAGGACAGCAAGATCGCCCGCTGGGAAGACCTCAAGGACCAGCCGGTATGCACCTCCCAGGGCAGCAGCTACGTCAAGCCGCTGACCGAATTCGGCGCCCAGCTCAAGGCCTTCAAGAGTTCTTCCGAATCGCTGCTGGCCCTGCGCGGCAACAACTGTGTAGCGGCGGTGCATGACTCCACGTTGATCAACCCGCTGGTCAATGACAGCGCCGAGTGGAAGGACTACCGCGTGATTGGCCCCGAACTCAACCCGGCGCCTTCGGTGATCTGGACGCGTCGCGGCGAAAGCGACACCCAGGCCAAACTCGACCCGATCGTCAAGGAACTGCACCGCAGCGGCTGGCTGATCGAAGCCCAGACCCGCAACCGCATCAGCCCGGCCTCGCCGGCATTGGTGGAATTGCAGCAACAGTTCAAGGGCGCCTGAGCATGTCTGTGAAAACCCTTGCCGCACTCGGCCTGGCCCTGTGCGCCGGCTTCGCCCAGGCTGACGCCACCCTCGACAAAATCCAGCAGCGCCACGCGATCAGCGTCGGCGTGATCCTCAGTGGCCCGCCGTTCGGGACTATTGACCCCAAGACGGGCGAGCACCTGGGCTACAACGTCGAACTGGCCAAGGGCATCGGCCAGGCCCTGGGTGTCGAGACCAAGACCGTCTCGGTACTGGCGCCCAACCGCGTGCAGTTTTTGCAGCAGGGCAAGGTCGACATCCTGATCGCCAATATGCAGTTTACCGAAGAGCGCGCCGAGATCCTCGACTACGTGCCCACGCCTTACGAAGAAGTCGGTGGCGCAGCGTTGATTCGCAAGGGTGCCGGCATCACCCAATGGGCCGACCTCAAGGACAAGCCGGTGTGCGTGTCCCAGGGCAGCAACTTTATCAAGCCGCTGCAGGAAACCTACGGTGCGCAGATCAAGGCGTTCCGCAGCCAGTCCGAATCGCTGTTGTCGCTGCGTGGCAATGGCTGCGTGGCGGCAGTGCACGTCAGCCCGACCATGCATGCGCTGCTCGGGGATGCGGAGTGGGCCGGGTATGAAATACCGCTGCCGGGTGACTTGATCCCGTCGAAATCGGTGATCTGGATTCGCAAAGGCGAGCACGACACCCAGGCCAAGCTCGATGCCATCGTGCGTGAGTGGCATAAAAGCGGTTTCCTGATTGCCCTCGGCGAGCGCACCGGCATGGCGCCGTCCCAGGCCCTGCGTGACCTGCACGAGCAGTACAGCCATGAGTGATGCGTTGTTCGCCACCTTGCAACAACTGCTCGGCGCGGCCCATGTACAAACCAGCGATGAAGCGGCGCATTACCTCACCGACAAGCAGGGCCGCTACAGCGGCCGGGTGATTGCGGCAGTGCACCCGGCCAACACGGAAGAAGTCGCGGCAGTGGTGCGCGCCTGTGTGGCATTGAAGGCGCCGATCGTGGTGCAAGGCGGCAATACCGGGCTGATGGCCGGCGCCACACCCGATGCCAGCGGGCGTGCGGTGTTGCTGCTGCTCGACCGCATGAACCGGGTGCGCAACATCGATACCGACAACGATACCCTCACGGTGGAAGCCGGCTGCATCCTGCAGACCATCCAGGACGTGGCTCGCGAGGCGGATCGCCTGTTTCCGCTGAGCCTGGGCGCGGAGGGCAGTTGCACCATCGGCGGCAACCTGGGCACCAATGCCGGCGGCACCGCAGTGCTGCGCTATGGCAACACCCGCGAACTGACCCTCGGGCTTGAAGTGGTGACGGCCGAAGGGGAGATATGGCACGGCCTGCGTGGCTTGCGCAAGGACAACACCGGCTACGATCTGCGCGATTTGTACATCGGCAGCGAAGGCACCCTGGGCATTATCACCGCGGCGACCTTGAAGCTGTTCCCGTTACCCAAGGCCCAAGCCACCGCGCTGCTCGCGTTTGATGCGTTGGCGCAGGCCGTTGCATTCCTGTCCCATGCCCGGGCCGGGTTTGGCGCCAGCCTTACCGCGTTTGAGTTGCTGAGTGCCGATTGCCTGGCACTGCTGCGTGAGCAATTTCCAGACGGCCCGCAGCCCTTCAATGCGGCCAGCCAGCCCTGGTTTGCCTTGATCGAACTGTCGGATAACCACGGCGAAAGCCATGCGCGCGAGGCCTTCGAGCACGTCCTTGGCGAAGCCTTTGAACACGCGCTGTTAAGTGATGCGCTGATCGCCGAAAGCCTGACGCAAAGCCAAGCCCTGTGGCTGCTGCGCGAGAACATGAGCGAGGCGCAGAAACGCGCCGGGCGCAATATGAAGCACGATATCTCGGTACCGATTTCCCAGGTGGTGGCCTTCGTTGCCCATACCGACGCCTTGCTCCAGCAGCATTTCCCTGGCGTGCGCAACTTCACTTTCGGCCATTTGGGCGATGGCAACCTGCATTACAACGTGGCCCATCCGCTGCAATCGACGGTGGACGCGCATATGGCCCACTACGCCGAGCTGAGTGCCCTGGTGCATGACAGCGCGCACGCCCACGGCGGTTCGATCAGCGCCGAACACGGCATCGGCCAGCGCAAGGTCGGCCTGCTCGGCCGTTATAAAAGTGCCGTGGAGCTGGACCTGATGCGCCGTATCAAGCAGGCCCTTGACCCGCATAACCTGCTCAATCCCGGCAAAGTCCTTGAGGTACAGCCATGACCGTCCGCCTGTCCCGGCGCGTGCAGCGGGTGTCGCTGTCGGCCAACGCCGCCGCCAAATCCCGCGCCACTGAATTGCGTGAAGCCGGCCGCGATATCCTCGACCTCACCACCGGCGAGCCGGATTTCGATACCCCCGAACACATCAAGAAAGCCGCCTATGCCGCCATCGCGGGCGGCGCCACCAAGTACACGCCGACGCCCGGCGTCAAAGCCCTGCGCCTTGCCGTGCAACGCAAACTGGCCGAGGAAAACCAGCTGGACTACCCGCTGGCATCCATCGTGATCGCCAACGGCGCCAAGCAGATTATCTTCAATGCCTTTGCCGCCACCCTGGATGACGGTGATCAAGTGCTGGTGCCGACGCCGTACTGGCCGTCGTTCCCGGACAGCGTGCGCTTCAACGGTGGCGAGCCGGTGTTCATCGAGTGCGGCCTGGAACAGGGCTGCAAGCTGCTGCCGGCGCAGTTGGAGCAGCACATCAGTGCGCGCACCCGCTGGCTGATTCTGAATGGCCCCGGCAACCCCAGCGGCGCGGTGTACAGCGCAGCCGAGTTGCAGGCGTTGGCTGCGGTGCTGCGTCGCCATCCTCAGGTGTTGGTGCTGTTGGACGAGCTGTACGAACACATCCGCTTCGATGGCCGCCCGGCCCAGAGCCTGCTCAATGTTGCTCCGGACTTGCAGGACCGTTGCCTGCTGGTGGGCGGTGTGTCCAAGACCTATGCCATGACCGGCTGGCGCATCGGCTTCGGCGCTGGGCCCAGAATCCTTACTGACGCGATGGCTGTGGTTCAGTCGCAATCCACTTCCGGCGCTTCTTCGGTAGGGCAGGCGGCTGCATTGGCGGCGTACAGCGGCGGGCTGGAGTTTCTCGGGGAGCAGGTCGCGGCCTATCAGTTGCGTCGGGACATTTTGCTCGCGGCGTTGAAAAACGTCGAAGGCCTGGAAGTCCTCGAACCCCAAGGTGGCTTCTTCGTATTTGTGCGTTGCGCCGGCTTGCTGGGGCGCCAGCGCCCGGACGGCCAGCGCATCGACAACGACGCTGATGTGGTCGCCTGGCTGCTGGAAGCGGGCGTGGCCGGTGTCGCGGGCAGTGCCTATGGGCTGTCGCCGTGGTTCCGTTTGTCCATCGCCACCGCGACCGACAGCGTAGCCGAGGCCGGGCGGCGCATCGCCGCCGCCTGCGAGCAATTGCAATGATGGAATTGTTCGTCCACTGGGCCGCTGGTATCGGCCTCAATTACACCTTCCTGCTCGACGCCTACCAGCGCGGCAGCCTGGTCCAGGGCGCGTTGACCACCGGCCTGCTGTGCCTGTTCACCATCATCGGCAGCCTGCTGGCGGGCATCAGCCTGGCGGCGATGCTGACTTCGGGCAACCCGTGGCTGGCCAAGCCGGCGCGGGTGTTTATCGAAGTCACGCGCAATACGCCGACCCTGGTGCAGCTGTACTGCGCGTTCCTGGTGCTGAACATGCTGCTGACCCAGGCCGTCGGCGCCGCTAACCCGCTCACGCCGTTTGCCTGGGTGGTCATCGTGATTTCGCTGCACAAGGGCGCATTCCATGCCGAGGCCTTGCGCGCCGGGATTGAAGCGGTGCCCACGGTAACACTGGAAGCCGCCAGCTCCCTGGCCTTCAGCAGCCGCCAATTATTGTGGAATGTGCAACTGCCGCTGGCGCTGCGTTTCGCCTTGCCGTCGCTGATCAACAACCTGATCGACCTGGTGAAGATGACCGCCGTGGCCTCGGCCATTGCCGTGGGCGACATCACCTACGCGGCGATCATGATCTGGACCCAGAGCGACAACGTGCTGGAGCTGATGATCCTGATCCTGGGCTTTTTCGGCCTGCTGAGTTTTATCGTCAATTGTGTGGGGCGCTGGCTGGAAGCGCGCCTGAGGATGCCCGGCTATGGCCATTGATTCATTCCCGGTGCTGTCGGCCTTATGGCAGTGGTCGCCCGCCCTGATTGCCGGTTTTGGCCAGAACATTCTGATCAGCCTGTTGGCTATTGCCATCGGTTCGGTACTGGGCCTGCTGATTGGCGCGCTGGCGTTGTCGCCCCTGGGCTTCGTGGCGCGGCTGTGGGTGCAGGTATTTCGCAATGCGCCGTGGCTGGTGTTGATCTACTTCACCACCTACGTGTTTCCGTTCGAGATTCATATCGGCAACAGCTACGTATCGTTCCCCGATTGGGTCAAGGTCACGATCGGGCTGGCCTTGCCGGCCAGTGCCAACGTGGCGGAGATATTCCGTGGCGCCATCGGCTCAATCCCCAGCACCCAGTGGGAAGCCGCGCGCTCGCTGGCGTTTACCCGGGGCCAGTTGTTCCGTTCGATCATCCTGCCGCAGTGTTTCAAGCGCATGTTGCCGCCGTGGATGAACCTCTACGCGGTGGTCACCATGGGCACCGCGCTGGCCTCCCTGGTGGGTGTGCATGACGTGATCGACACCGCGCAGATCGCCAGCAACACCGTGAACATGACCGGTTTTACCGTACTGATCTACCTGAGCCTGCTGGTGCTGTTCTTTGCCTACTGCTACCCGATTTCCCGCCTGACCCAACACCTGGAGCGTCGTTATGCCTTCTATTGAACCCCTGGTGAGCCTGCGCGATGTGCACCTGTCATTCGGTGCCAACCCGGTGCTCAAGGGTATCGACCTTGACGTGCTGCGTGGCCAGGCAGTGTCGATCATCGGCCCGTCGGGTTCGGGCAAATCGACGATCCTGCGCTGCATCACCGGGCTGTTGCAGCCCCAGCGCGGCAGCATTCGCGTGGGCCAGACCCAGGTCGACATCTTGGCCGGGGAAGCCCAGCGCATCGAGCTGCGCAAGCGCGTGGGCTTTGTGTTCCAGCAATACAACCTGTTCCCGCATTTGTCGGTGCTGGAAAACCTGGTGATCGCGCCGCGCAAGGTGCTCGGCCGCAACCGCGCCGATGCCGAAAAAGATGCACGGGCGCTGCTGGCCAAGGTGCGCATGGAGCACAAGGCCGATGCCTACCCCGGCCAGCTCTCCGGCGGCCAGCAGCAGCGCGTGGCGATTGCTCGTGCCCTGGCGATGCGGCCTGAATTGATCCTGTTCGATGAAGTGACCTCGGCGCTCGACCCGGAAACCGTCGGCGAAGTGCTGACGGTGATCCGCGAACTCACCGAAGAGGGGATGACCTGCGTGTTGGTCACCCATGAAATGCGCTTCGCCGAAGAGAT
It contains:
- a CDS encoding MalY/PatB family protein, with the protein product MSFDFDTIHPRHGTGSTKWNRYPADVLPMWIADMDIAAPPAVLQALHARLDQQILGYSVAGSDVREAIIADLWAKYAWRVQPEDLLFLPGVEPGFNMALHAFVQPGQPVVLQTPNYRPIRLAPGHWNLPRIEVPFELVNGEYLTPLPTLHQALNGAGALLLSNPHNPMGKVFPREELLAVANACLEHGALIISDEIHAELCFDGRRHIPTASLSPEIAQRTITLMSASKAYNVAGLKTCFAVVQNAEIRERFNNARCGMVDSVSPLGLEATRAAYSECGEWLDALKQYLQANRDYLLDAVQNRLPGVVMHAPQGTFLAWLDCSALGLDDPQQFFLEQAKVGLSAGIEFGDDSQQFVRLNFGCPRAMLEEGLQRMERSLQNR
- a CDS encoding LysR substrate-binding domain-containing protein, whose product is MSTLDLELLRTFIAVVDHHSFAEAGTHLARTQSSVTQHMQRLEQQVGVSLFEKRGRQKQLTEPGMQLLRHARQMLSLNDDALNSLRESSLSGVLRIGSPHDIADTILPPILSHIARSAPRLRLEIDVGRSPFLMDDLHRGKVDMVISTRADPNLEGFALRTSPVWWICSAQYIHSPSEPLPLILVDEPSIYRRYALEALERANIAWRQAYLASNLIGIKAATRAGLGVTPRSMEMLGPDMRVLGETDGLPRLPDVTYYLWIRPNTANPIARKAYDLIRASQGL
- a CDS encoding transporter substrate-binding domain-containing protein, encoding MKFKKWLPVALGSMLALGGSVAAQADATLDKIEQRHVLVVGVLLSGGPFGSIDPATQQPKGLNVDLANELGRQLKAQVQLVPVLPANRVQFLQQGKVDLLIANMEWTAERGEILGFVPTPFYRIGGAAAVLKDSKIARWEDLKDQPVCTSQGSSYVKPLTEFGAQLKAFKSSSESLLALRGNNCVAAVHDSTLINPLVNDSAEWKDYRVIGPELNPAPSVIWTRRGESDTQAKLDPIVKELHRSGWLIEAQTRNRISPASPALVELQQQFKGA
- a CDS encoding transporter substrate-binding domain-containing protein — its product is MSVKTLAALGLALCAGFAQADATLDKIQQRHAISVGVILSGPPFGTIDPKTGEHLGYNVELAKGIGQALGVETKTVSVLAPNRVQFLQQGKVDILIANMQFTEERAEILDYVPTPYEEVGGAALIRKGAGITQWADLKDKPVCVSQGSNFIKPLQETYGAQIKAFRSQSESLLSLRGNGCVAAVHVSPTMHALLGDAEWAGYEIPLPGDLIPSKSVIWIRKGEHDTQAKLDAIVREWHKSGFLIALGERTGMAPSQALRDLHEQYSHE
- a CDS encoding FAD-binding oxidoreductase, which codes for MSDALFATLQQLLGAAHVQTSDEAAHYLTDKQGRYSGRVIAAVHPANTEEVAAVVRACVALKAPIVVQGGNTGLMAGATPDASGRAVLLLLDRMNRVRNIDTDNDTLTVEAGCILQTIQDVAREADRLFPLSLGAEGSCTIGGNLGTNAGGTAVLRYGNTRELTLGLEVVTAEGEIWHGLRGLRKDNTGYDLRDLYIGSEGTLGIITAATLKLFPLPKAQATALLAFDALAQAVAFLSHARAGFGASLTAFELLSADCLALLREQFPDGPQPFNAASQPWFALIELSDNHGESHAREAFEHVLGEAFEHALLSDALIAESLTQSQALWLLRENMSEAQKRAGRNMKHDISVPISQVVAFVAHTDALLQQHFPGVRNFTFGHLGDGNLHYNVAHPLQSTVDAHMAHYAELSALVHDSAHAHGGSISAEHGIGQRKVGLLGRYKSAVELDLMRRIKQALDPHNLLNPGKVLEVQP
- a CDS encoding aminotransferase class I/II-fold pyridoxal phosphate-dependent enzyme, coding for MTVRLSRRVQRVSLSANAAAKSRATELREAGRDILDLTTGEPDFDTPEHIKKAAYAAIAGGATKYTPTPGVKALRLAVQRKLAEENQLDYPLASIVIANGAKQIIFNAFAATLDDGDQVLVPTPYWPSFPDSVRFNGGEPVFIECGLEQGCKLLPAQLEQHISARTRWLILNGPGNPSGAVYSAAELQALAAVLRRHPQVLVLLDELYEHIRFDGRPAQSLLNVAPDLQDRCLLVGGVSKTYAMTGWRIGFGAGPRILTDAMAVVQSQSTSGASSVGQAAALAAYSGGLEFLGEQVAAYQLRRDILLAALKNVEGLEVLEPQGGFFVFVRCAGLLGRQRPDGQRIDNDADVVAWLLEAGVAGVAGSAYGLSPWFRLSIATATDSVAEAGRRIAAACEQLQ
- a CDS encoding amino acid ABC transporter permease produces the protein MMELFVHWAAGIGLNYTFLLDAYQRGSLVQGALTTGLLCLFTIIGSLLAGISLAAMLTSGNPWLAKPARVFIEVTRNTPTLVQLYCAFLVLNMLLTQAVGAANPLTPFAWVVIVISLHKGAFHAEALRAGIEAVPTVTLEAASSLAFSSRQLLWNVQLPLALRFALPSLINNLIDLVKMTAVASAIAVGDITYAAIMIWTQSDNVLELMILILGFFGLLSFIVNCVGRWLEARLRMPGYGH
- a CDS encoding amino acid ABC transporter permease; protein product: MAIDSFPVLSALWQWSPALIAGFGQNILISLLAIAIGSVLGLLIGALALSPLGFVARLWVQVFRNAPWLVLIYFTTYVFPFEIHIGNSYVSFPDWVKVTIGLALPASANVAEIFRGAIGSIPSTQWEAARSLAFTRGQLFRSIILPQCFKRMLPPWMNLYAVVTMGTALASLVGVHDVIDTAQIASNTVNMTGFTVLIYLSLLVLFFAYCYPISRLTQHLERRYAFY
- a CDS encoding amino acid ABC transporter ATP-binding protein is translated as MPSIEPLVSLRDVHLSFGANPVLKGIDLDVLRGQAVSIIGPSGSGKSTILRCITGLLQPQRGSIRVGQTQVDILAGEAQRIELRKRVGFVFQQYNLFPHLSVLENLVIAPRKVLGRNRADAEKDARALLAKVRMEHKADAYPGQLSGGQQQRVAIARALAMRPELILFDEVTSALDPETVGEVLTVIRELTEEGMTCVLVTHEMRFAEEISDVVYFTENGVIVEHGSAAQIFQNPASERTQTFLRHALGDSGRRGPIAHDPYLLTNLSRYSLSV